A region from the Tsuneonella mangrovi genome encodes:
- the rplD gene encoding 50S ribosomal protein L4: protein MKVKVQKIDGKAAGDVELSDAVFGVEPRADILHRVVTWQLENRRGTARPTRERSDVARTGKKWGRQKGGGTARHGDRAAPIFIGGGKAHGARKRDFDVSLNKKIRALGLKMALSSKAKDGLVVVDSLTLKDAKTKALAAAFGKNGWNGKVLVIDGDAVDEGFKKASGNLKGVNVLPAIGANVYDILKHDTLVLTKAAVEKLEARFNG from the coding sequence GTGAAGGTCAAGGTCCAGAAAATCGACGGCAAGGCGGCCGGCGATGTCGAGCTGAGTGATGCCGTGTTCGGCGTCGAGCCGCGCGCCGACATCCTGCACCGCGTCGTCACCTGGCAGCTCGAGAACCGGCGCGGCACCGCTCGCCCGACCCGCGAGCGCAGCGACGTGGCCCGCACCGGCAAGAAGTGGGGTCGCCAGAAGGGTGGCGGCACGGCTCGTCACGGTGACCGCGCAGCCCCCATCTTCATCGGCGGCGGCAAGGCCCACGGTGCCCGCAAGCGCGATTTCGACGTTTCGCTGAACAAGAAGATCCGTGCGCTCGGCCTGAAGATGGCGCTTTCGAGCAAGGCGAAGGACGGTCTCGTGGTCGTCGACAGCCTGACGCTCAAGGATGCCAAGACCAAGGCGCTCGCCGCTGCGTTCGGCAAGAACGGCTGGAACGGCAAGGTGCTGGTGATCGACGGCGACGCGGTCGACGAAGGCTTCAAGAAGGCTTCGGGCAACCTCAAGGGCGTCAACGTCCTGCCCGCGATCGGCGCCAACGTTTACGACATCCTGAAGCACGACACGCTGGTCCTTACCAAGGCCGCTGTCGAAAAGCTGGAGGCGCGCTTCAATGGCTAA
- the rplC gene encoding 50S ribosomal protein L3, producing the protein MRSGVIAKKVGMTRLFQEDGRHVPVTVLALEDCQVVSHRTADRDGYYAVQLGAGEAKQKNVNKPQREAFAKAEVGLKMRVAEFRVESEDALIPVGSHISAEHFIAGQKVDITGHTQGKGFAGAMKRWGFGGLRATHGVSLSHRSHGSTGNRQDPGRVFKNKKMAGHMGDRQRTQQNLEVVRTDATRGLIFVKGSVPGAKNAWLLVRDAVKLKHADDLPFPAAILEKQGSAPAHEEADAGLVETAAEHEVHTQVDAAHQAELLKEQKAGAGDETTPAVGEDNTAEGEGSSDESKES; encoded by the coding sequence ATGCGCTCAGGCGTGATCGCAAAGAAAGTCGGGATGACCCGCCTGTTCCAGGAGGACGGCCGCCATGTGCCGGTTACCGTCCTTGCACTGGAAGACTGCCAGGTGGTTTCGCATCGTACCGCTGACCGTGACGGCTATTACGCTGTCCAGCTCGGCGCAGGCGAAGCCAAGCAGAAGAACGTCAACAAGCCGCAGCGCGAAGCTTTTGCCAAGGCGGAAGTAGGCCTGAAGATGCGCGTCGCGGAATTCCGCGTCGAGAGCGAGGATGCACTCATCCCCGTCGGTTCGCACATCAGCGCCGAACACTTCATCGCCGGGCAGAAGGTCGACATCACCGGCCACACGCAGGGCAAGGGCTTTGCCGGCGCGATGAAGCGCTGGGGCTTCGGGGGCCTGCGCGCCACCCACGGCGTCTCGCTTTCGCACCGCTCGCACGGTTCGACCGGTAACCGCCAGGATCCGGGCCGCGTGTTCAAGAACAAGAAGATGGCCGGCCACATGGGCGACCGTCAGCGCACCCAGCAGAACCTGGAAGTCGTGCGCACCGACGCTACCCGCGGGCTGATCTTCGTCAAGGGCTCGGTCCCGGGTGCGAAGAACGCCTGGTTGCTTGTCCGCGACGCAGTCAAGCTCAAGCACGCCGACGACCTGCCGTTCCCGGCCGCGATCCTCGAAAAGCAGGGCTCCGCGCCCGCACACGAAGAGGCCGATGCCGGCCTGGTCGAGACCGCTGCCGAACATGAAGTGCACACGCAGGTCGACGCTGCGCACCAGGCCGAACTGCTCAAGGAGCAGAAGGCTGGCGCCGGTGACGAAACGACCCCGGCGGTCGGCGAAGACAACACGGCCGAGGGCGAAGGCTCTTCGGACGAAAGCAAGGAGTCCTGA